In Cicer arietinum cultivar CDC Frontier isolate Library 1 chromosome 7, Cicar.CDCFrontier_v2.0, whole genome shotgun sequence, a single window of DNA contains:
- the LOC101499447 gene encoding uncharacterized protein produces MNLENTKQPRKRLIIKFSSQKNHSQGDIKMEHSKPIVTCFWLDAKDSTAIMSQQNNNTTTDSVKDSKPILSKEVGVQEMKDSCSKKIINETRNPRTENCCLKFDGGEIMTEKRKKPMQHYKKMQCWVILKRILIGRDSWPLKDPIDLKFLKAFHDKDNLENKSKLKTMGLKNIESKLQFYSTPDEFATDIRFVFSQRMLLYPPRNEVHKIALKFSEYFENKWKSLKKDWDLEERKINKRKRDEHAHEMKDFFQTKRSR; encoded by the coding sequence ATGAATTTGGAGAATACTAAACAACCTCGTAAGCGACTTATAATCAAGTTTTCTTCTCAAAAGAATCATTCTCAAGGAGATATTAAGATGGAACATTCCAAGCCAATTGTTACATGTTTCTGGCTTGACGCTAAAGATTCAACAGCTATTATGTCTCAACaaaacaacaacacaacaaccGATTCTGTCAAAGATTCAAAACCCATCTTGTCTAAAGAAGTTGGTGTGCAAGAAATGAAGGATTCTTGTTCCAAGAAGATTATCAATGAAACAAGAAACCCAAGAACCGAAAATTGTTGCTTGAAGTTTGATGGCGGTGAGATCATGACTGAAAAGAGAAAGAAGCCGATGCAACATTACAAGAAGATGCAATGTTGGGTGATTTTGAAGAGGATTTTGATTGGAAGAGATAGCTGGCCTCTAAAAGACCCTATTGATCTCAAGTTCTTGAAGGCTTTTCATGACAAGGATAATTTAGAGAACAAGTCTAAATTGAAGACTATGGGTTTGAAGAATATTGAATCTAAATTGCAATTCTATTCAACACCCGATGAATTTGCTACTGACATCAGATTTGTATTCTCTCAAAGAATGTTATTATATCCTCCTAGAAATGAGGTTCATAAAATTGCGTTAAAGTTTAGTgaatattttgaaaacaaatggaAGTCTCTCAAAAAAGATTGGGAccttgaagaaagaaaaataaacaagaGAAAAAGGGATGAACATGCTCATGAAATGAAAGACTTCTTCCAAACCAAAAGGTCGAGATAA